The Saccharomyces mikatae IFO 1815 strain IFO1815 genome assembly, chromosome: 2 sequence TCTTGGAATATAATCAAATGTCGCGACTCTATCGTACATCGTATTTGTATCATGCACGgaagaaacaaataaattttcaatattcatTTCGATATTGTCATCGCCCTCAATACCACAATTTTCATCAGTAAAATATCCTAATCTCCATCTTTTAATGGTATCACCTCTATGTAAAGTTGCAAATTCATTATTTCTTACACATGACCATCTAAAACAAGAGTTCATGTATTTCCTTGAAGCTGCACCAGATCCAACcaacttttcaaatgttAAAAGAGGGGAGGCTATATTCAAATCGCCGAGTGAGGCTTGGTCAGACAACTTTCTTCTATCCCAGATAGCCAACGTCCCGTCATCCCCGTAAGTACTAAATTGCCAATCATTAAACGGATTTCGTTTGATATCATACGTCAATCGTGTCggatgttgaaaaattgggTTTGGGGACCTAACATCGATCTCCTTTAAGAATTTTGTACTTGCAGCCAATATACTTGTATCATTAAGGAATTTCAGAGAAACTATACTTTCGTTTGTGCAATAACTGAACATCGGGTTAATAGTTTCATGTGATTCGTCATGAAAATTCATATCCCAAATTTGTAACGATGAATCATGTTTATTTCGGTCGAGTCCCACTGCTATGAGTCCATTCGTATTTATTCCCAGAGAATTTATACACCGTTGCTTTTTGGCTCGTACACGTATATCATAATTAGTATCTGATTCAGTATACCCTTGGGTATCCTTTGCATTTGACACAGAGCCAATCATATTTTCTGATTGTACTGCTTTACTGCCGCCGGAGTTCGATATAGAACTGTCATTGGCGTTCAAGCCTGCCAGCGCTTGGCTTGTCaaggatgaaaaatttggcccagaaatattgaaaattctcAAGTATCCATTCTTTTCACCTACACCAATCATACCAATTTCCGATTCTGAATAGTCTAAGCAGGTAATACTACCAAAATCTTTCACAGTACGTAATTTCATAATTGATTCATCAGATTCATTATGCGGATCGACCTTGTAATGGGTCACTTCATCTCTGGTAGGATTCACTGAAAGATAATCAATCAAATTATCATATGACCAGTGGGTCACCTTCTTGATGAGACCCATTCTTTATGCTTCCCTATGTTGAAATACTGGATTTACGGGCCAAATTGTATCGTTCATATAATTACTAATAATAAGCTTATACTCACATCTTAAAATACAATATCGCCGTAGTGCATGATGTGCATGTCGGCAGTACAAGATATTCTACTGAGTCTGATAAGgtcaataatattatctTCTTTCTGCACACTGATTTCAAAAGGTACTGACCCCACCTTGTATGAAATTGGTGTATTCTACATCTTTTCAAGAACAACATCACCCAAATAATCTATTTGTATACACTGCCGTGCAAGTTTTCGCGAGGCTTAATCTTAGAGCACTAGAAAGCATTTCATATATCCAATTGTAGGCGGAGCAATATATCTTACATAACACATAGCATTGAGATCAAATGCATGAAATGATATGCTCCACAAAAATTAATATATTTCAATCATACTATGCGGAGAGGTACACGGCTTTAGTAGTATAAGCTGCGTTTCGAATacataaaaatacaaaataaTCAGTAAATTTAAAGTAGTAGgcaaaattaaaaataatagtgAATACTTCTGGAAATTCGTTGTATACTTCTGCTCGTCTTTCTTCCAACTTTTCCAGTACGTTGGGCACTAGTGTGTCGGCGATACTGATTTAGCTCATTGCAACTCATACACTTATAATACATCACTTGCCCACAACATTGAAAACGATTGAGGCTATATCGATAGGTGTAAAGAAGCATTAAGGTGTTTTTGTTGCCTTTGCTTACTTTAccccttttcttttggtttcttttctgcCTGAATGAGAATATGTTATCCTGATCCAAATTCTAGAAGATAGTCGGCGGGATTGGCATTGTCATCTCCAAACATTAATTTTGCATTATCTTCGGCTTCAATCAAATCCCCCGATAAGAATTCCTTTAATTCATCATGAATGTTTGTATGTGGATGCGCTTCCATACTACCAGGATGATCGTGGTTGCTGACCGAATCATATATTGGTGGCTCCCAATTGTGGAATTCAGCTTTGACATTTGTTTCATTCAATGAAGTATTCGGAACGGACCTAATGTCTATAATCCTTTCCTCATTTTTCTCGTTATCACTTGGTCTCGAAGTCACATGATGATTATTGGCAAAAGGAGATAAGGATGCTACAgagtttttcttgttttccaattcttctATCTTAGCCAATAAAGCCTTCCTTTTTCGTGATTgtatttccaaaatttcaGCCAGGTATTGTAAATATTCAACTGTTCTATCTAAGATGATGCCTTTATTTGGTTTGATTTGTTTACCTAAATCGTCATAATTTAATAGAGATGGTGGAACCAACTGACCtagttcttttattttttgttttattagttctcttcttcttctctcgACAGCATTATGAAACTCTCTTTTGCGCCTCAGTTTCTCATCTGAAGTCAATCCAGTCAGGGCTTTAGGAACACTTCCGGGCCCTAAATTTTCAGTCATATTACTGCTTATTGAAGTATGTCTTGTTCTGGGGGTATTTATGCTACCATGCCTAAAAGACgatgaaagaaaacttcCTGCACGGAAGGACGATGATGGTGACCTCACTTTTGGAGAATATGTGGAGGATATGGATGCAGAACCCAAAGTTTGTGGATTATAAGAAAAGGATGACGAATACATGTTTGGGGTCATCATATCAGAATTGATGCTagaagataaagaagagCTTACATCATCGGTCAAGTTATACATCGTATCATCTGTGCTATGTTGGAACAAAAAGTCTTGTGGCAACTCGGTTTTTAAGCCTTCTTGTTGGTTCAATGATGCGTTTGTTGCTCTATCCACAGGTGAGTCGTAGGGCATAGAAAAGGATGTCCTCAAGGGAGCCTGCCCTATGGAAGATATGGAATTTTGGGTGCGAGGCCTACCGCCTTCGCCTGTTCTGAACATATCATCCAAGTAAGACGATTGGGATTCTCCTTCCTCATATATAATCGAAGGTGTAGGTGTTTGTGAACTGGATCTCGCTTGGCTTCCCATCAagttattattatcgtTGGAGTTGTGTGTATTAATATAAGAGAGTTTCTCATGCTGCTGAGCCGGGGTCTCACCACCTGGGTAAGCGCTTCCCTGAATCCTATAATCATCATTATGATGTGGAGTGGGTGTCACCAACGAAAAATCCAAAGTCTCCTGTAGAACTTTTGTTTGATTCATTAGTTCATCCAGGAGACGTTGGTTCTCAGCCTCactttcattattgttCATCATCCCTAACTTTTTTACGGAAATAGGTTCGTCCGATGATAAGTGAGAGTAATATGTTATATGATACTTGCCAATCAAGTAATTTCAATGCGGTGATACCGTCGATGCTATCTTATATCCTGCTCACGTAAGACAGGACTTTAAAGTAGAGAAAATGTCTTGACAATTCAGTTAACTTTCTGTTTTATGCTCTGACCAAACCAACAACTATGAGTAAAGACAAACGCACTAACTTGCAGTAATACTGAGGTCTGCTGTCCGGTTCGAATAACACAATAGTTGCCTTACGTTGTGAACAAGAAAGCATTTCTAATCACCATAACTTTGCTATTTCAAATGTGACTCGCCAAGAGTCACA is a genomic window containing:
- the RTG3 gene encoding Rtg3p (similar to Saccharomyces cerevisiae RTG3 (YBL103C); ancestral locus Anc_7.438), which gives rise to MMNNNESEAENQRLLDELMNQTKVLQETLDFSLVTPTPHHNDDYRIQGSAYPGGETPAQQHEKLSYINTHNSNDNNNLMGSQARSSSQTPTPSIIYEEGESQSSYLDDMFRTGEGGRPRTQNSISSIGQAPLRTSFSMPYDSPVDRATNASLNQQEGLKTELPQDFLFQHSTDDTMYNLTDDVSSSLSSSINSDMMTPNMYSSSFSYNPQTLGSASISSTYSPKVRSPSSSFRAGSFLSSSFRHGSINTPRTRHTSISSNMTENLGPGSVPKALTGLTSDEKLRRKREFHNAVERRRRELIKQKIKELGQLVPPSLLNYDDLGKQIKPNKGIILDRTVEYLQYLAEILEIQSRKRKALLAKIEELENKKNSVASLSPFANNHHVTSRPSDNEKNEERIIDIRSVPNTSLNETNVKAEFHNWEPPIYDSVSNHDHPGSMEAHPHTNIHDELKEFLSGDLIEAEDNAKLMFGDDNANPADYLLEFGSG